The following DNA comes from Candidatus Baltobacteraceae bacterium.
CGATTGCGGCGCGTCTTCGTAGGCGAACGCGCGCAGCTGAAGTGAGCGCAGAATCGGCAGCAGCACGGTGCCGGCGAGAATCGCGATCGCGCAGCTTCCGATGACGAGGATCGAGATGACGCTCAGCATTGCAGCGGATTCGCTCCGGACGCGCGCCACTTCAGCACGACGAGCGGCGTCTGCTCGTCGCCGTTGCCGTGCGGATTATCCAGCAACGCTCGCTCGACCAGCGTGCGATCGACGCCGCGCGAGGCGCCCAGCACCTTGGCCTTCTGCAAATCGTTGGCATCGACAACGGCGACGCCGGTGCCGGTCGCGGCGGCGATCGTCTCGCTCACGCCGTCGGGGTCGCGCGGCGCCAGTACGATCGCGCGCTCGTAGGGCGGCATCGTGCCGGTGTAGCCGTCGATCGCCGCGATTGCTTCACCGAGCCGTTCGTAGAAGATCCCCCGTTTGCCGACGATTTTGCCGAGCGCGTTGAGCAGCGCGGCCGAGAAGACGCGCCACGGACCGACCGCGTCGATGACGAGCTGCAGCGACTCGGGTTGGCTCACCGTCGCCATCGCGCCGGCACGGCGCGAGAGCGTGTAGGCAAGGCGCGACGGCCGGATGTGTTCGGCCACGACGAATTCACCTTGGGCGATCGCGACCGCGGTTTCGGAGATCGCGATCACGTCGCCGGTGCGGGCGATGCCGTGCACGGCGGCGGCGACGAGCGCGGCGAGGTCGTCACCGACGCGCACGACGCGCGTTCGAACCGGAAGAGCAACCACTCCTGGAATGCGCGTCAACGTCAACGGCGTAAGTCCTCGACGATCTCCTCCAACTTGTACTTGCGCGAACCCTTCAACAGCACCGCATCCCCGGCGCGCGTGTGATCGCGCACCCACTGGGCTGCT
Coding sequences within:
- a CDS encoding coenzyme F420-0:L-glutamate ligase codes for the protein MTLTRIPGVVALPVRTRVVRVGDDLAALVAAAVHGIARTGDVIAISETAVAIAQGEFVVAEHIRPSRLAYTLSRRAGAMATVSQPESLQLVIDAVGPWRVFSAALLNALGKIVGKRGIFYERLGEAIAAIDGYTGTMPPYERAIVLAPRDPDGVSETIAAATGTGVAVVDANDLQKAKVLGASRGVDRTLVERALLDNPHGNGDEQTPLVVLKWRASGANPLQC